Proteins co-encoded in one Arthrobacter globiformis genomic window:
- a CDS encoding alpha/beta fold hydrolase, with protein MTREIISTPDGGKLELFSTGAELATAGSGVVVVTASMVTAADYTRFAQKLSASLGRPVHTFNRRGRGASSEQAGDYTLDVDIRDLDTVMKHTASTDVFGHSFGGAVAIHAARTLPVERLAVYDPAVSVNHSVTADWTTEYERATAAGDDDRALAVLLRGLEAESAFSSRMPLSMMTLANKLTAGTSVGKQMREMMRTGVREIKAIIAADMPAEPFLALPLETLIIVGEKSPAYFGVACGQIHDVLSGSSYTILPGFGHDGVNRAPDKLITELSEFFAG; from the coding sequence ATGACTCGCGAGATCATCAGCACACCCGACGGCGGCAAGCTCGAGCTGTTCAGCACGGGCGCTGAGTTGGCCACGGCCGGCTCCGGCGTGGTTGTGGTTACGGCCTCCATGGTGACGGCGGCGGACTACACCCGCTTCGCGCAGAAGCTCAGCGCTTCCCTCGGCCGGCCGGTGCACACCTTCAACCGCCGCGGCCGGGGCGCCTCCTCTGAACAGGCCGGGGACTACACCCTGGACGTCGACATCCGCGACCTCGACACCGTCATGAAGCACACGGCCAGCACCGACGTCTTCGGCCACAGCTTCGGCGGTGCCGTGGCCATCCACGCGGCGCGGACCCTCCCGGTGGAGCGGCTCGCGGTCTACGACCCCGCGGTCTCCGTCAACCACAGCGTCACGGCCGACTGGACCACCGAATACGAACGGGCGACGGCTGCCGGGGACGACGACCGCGCCCTCGCGGTCCTGCTCCGCGGGCTCGAGGCCGAGAGCGCTTTCTCCTCCCGCATGCCGCTGTCCATGATGACCCTCGCCAACAAGCTCACTGCGGGAACGTCGGTGGGCAAGCAGATGCGCGAAATGATGCGCACCGGCGTCCGGGAGATCAAGGCGATCATCGCCGCGGACATGCCGGCCGAACCGTTTCTGGCGCTGCCGCTGGAGACGCTCATCATCGTGGGCGAGAAGAGCCCGGCCTACTTCGGTGTTGCCTGCGGCCAGATCCACGACGTCCTCTCCGGCTCCAGCTACACCATCCTGCCGGGCTTCGGGCACGATGGCGTCAACCGCGCGCCGGACAAGCTCATAACCGAGCTCAGCGAGTTCTTCGCCGGCTGA